A stretch of the Halomonas sp. CH40 genome encodes the following:
- the pabB gene encoding aminodeoxychorismate synthase component I: MNVALTLTSLPYVTDPLTVFARLRKRPGAVLLDSGRPDANGRYDIISSDPLATLSIGPTGEAAFNSRALPKPPDALHKAPFALQEWLLAQLDITMPKNDLPFSGGLIGYWSYDLGRYTQQLDSQRPAPTSLPLARLGLYDWALVIDHLKQEVTLLASQARRAQVLQWLDAAAAPDGPFALTTAFRAQMTREGYSQRFAQVQRYIRSGDCYQINLAQRFSAHYEGDVWSAYLRLRRATPTPFSGFMAWQDKAVLSLSPERFIQAHRGKVETRPIKGTRPRGATREHDQQLAQQLLSSTKDRAENVMIVDLLRNDLGRVCQFGSIHVPQLCELESYPNVHHLVSVVRGQLDKANTPLALLEAASPGGSITGAPKIRAMQIIDELEPCQRSVYCGSLGYIDHTGSMDTSIAIRTVVADAGQLHLWGGGGLVADSQPDAEYDETLDKIRHLINALTST; the protein is encoded by the coding sequence ATGAACGTAGCGCTGACACTGACGTCTCTTCCTTATGTAACGGACCCACTTACTGTGTTTGCACGCTTGCGCAAACGGCCTGGGGCCGTCTTGCTCGATAGTGGCCGACCTGACGCCAACGGCCGCTATGACATTATCAGCAGCGACCCGCTGGCAACACTGTCCATTGGCCCTACCGGCGAGGCAGCTTTCAACTCCCGTGCGTTACCCAAGCCACCGGATGCGTTGCACAAAGCTCCTTTTGCGCTGCAGGAATGGTTACTGGCGCAGCTTGACATCACGATGCCAAAGAACGATCTGCCGTTTAGCGGCGGCCTGATCGGGTACTGGAGCTATGATCTGGGGCGTTATACCCAGCAGCTCGATAGCCAACGCCCAGCCCCTACGTCGCTGCCACTGGCGCGCCTGGGCCTGTATGACTGGGCATTGGTAATTGACCACCTGAAGCAGGAAGTCACCCTGCTGGCCTCCCAGGCCCGGCGTGCGCAGGTTCTGCAATGGCTGGACGCCGCCGCTGCACCTGATGGGCCCTTTGCCTTGACGACGGCTTTCCGAGCGCAAATGACCCGCGAAGGCTATAGCCAGCGATTTGCTCAGGTGCAGCGTTATATCCGTTCCGGTGATTGCTACCAGATCAACCTGGCCCAGCGCTTTTCCGCACACTATGAAGGGGATGTCTGGTCTGCCTATCTGCGCCTGCGCCGTGCTACCCCTACGCCGTTTTCGGGCTTTATGGCCTGGCAGGACAAGGCGGTATTGTCCCTATCGCCCGAACGTTTCATACAGGCGCACCGGGGCAAGGTCGAAACGCGACCTATCAAAGGTACCCGCCCACGTGGCGCCACCAGGGAACACGATCAGCAACTTGCCCAGCAGCTGCTGAGCAGCACTAAGGATCGTGCTGAAAATGTCATGATTGTGGATTTGTTGCGCAATGATCTGGGGCGGGTGTGCCAGTTCGGCAGCATCCATGTGCCCCAGCTATGTGAACTGGAAAGCTACCCGAATGTGCATCATCTGGTGAGTGTGGTGAGGGGCCAGCTGGACAAGGCAAACACGCCGCTGGCACTGCTTGAAGCCGCCTCACCGGGCGGGTCGATCACCGGCGCGCCGAAGATTCGCGCCATGCAGATTATCGATGAGCTGGAACCCTGCCAGCGCAGCGTTTATTGCGGCAGCCTGGGCTATATTGATCACACTGGCAGTATGGATACGTCGATTGCCATTCGTACCGTGGTGGCTGACGCCGGTCAGCTACACTTGTGGGGCGGCGGCGGCCTGGTGGCAGATTCCCAACCGGATGCCGAGTACGATGAAACCCTCGACAAGATCCGCCACCTGATCAATGCGCTGACCTCAACGTGA
- the prpB gene encoding methylisocitrate lyase: MPSSASSPRTPGARFRAALEANRPLPILGTINAYTAMMAERVGHQAIYLSGGGVANASFGLPDLGMTMMNDVVEDAHRICGATDLPLLVDIDTGWGGAFNIERTVKEMQRAGVAAVHIEDQVAQKRCGHRPNKAIVSQEEMVDRIKAAADARIDPDFYLIARTDAFQKDGLDAAIERSQACIEAGADAIFAEAVHTLEDYQAFCERVDAPILANITEFGATPLFSQQELGEVGCRMVLYPLSAFRAMNAAALKVYQSILDNGHQREVVDIMQTRDELYDFLNYHDFEQKLDKLFAEQGGN, from the coding sequence ATGCCATCATCAGCTTCCTCACCACGTACCCCCGGCGCACGCTTTCGTGCCGCGCTGGAAGCTAATCGCCCGCTGCCGATTCTGGGCACTATCAACGCTTACACCGCCATGATGGCGGAGCGTGTGGGCCATCAGGCGATCTATCTTTCGGGTGGTGGCGTTGCCAACGCTTCCTTCGGCCTGCCAGACCTTGGCATGACGATGATGAACGATGTGGTTGAAGATGCCCACCGTATCTGCGGCGCCACGGACTTACCGCTGCTGGTGGATATTGATACCGGTTGGGGTGGTGCGTTCAACATTGAGCGTACCGTCAAGGAAATGCAGCGCGCAGGCGTTGCGGCAGTTCACATTGAAGATCAGGTTGCCCAGAAGCGCTGTGGTCATCGCCCGAACAAGGCAATTGTCTCCCAAGAAGAAATGGTTGACCGCATCAAGGCCGCCGCCGATGCGCGTATTGACCCGGATTTCTATCTGATCGCACGTACTGATGCCTTTCAGAAAGATGGCCTGGATGCGGCCATTGAGCGTTCTCAGGCGTGTATCGAAGCCGGTGCTGATGCCATCTTCGCCGAAGCGGTACACACCCTGGAAGATTACCAGGCCTTCTGCGAGCGCGTTGACGCGCCGATTCTGGCCAATATTACTGAATTTGGCGCCACGCCGCTGTTCAGCCAGCAAGAGCTGGGCGAGGTGGGCTGCCGTATGGTGCTGTATCCGTTGTCAGCTTTCCGTGCCATGAACGCTGCTGCGCTCAAGGTTTATCAAAGCATTCTGGATAACGGCCATCAGCGTGAAGTAGTCGATATCATGCAGACCCGCGATGAGCTGTATGACTTCCTCAACTATCACGACTTTGAGCAGAAGCTGGATAAGCTGTTTGCCGAGCAGGGCGGCAACTAA
- the prpC gene encoding 2-methylcitrate synthase yields MADAKNSGAGLRGQSAGETALCTVGKTGSGLTYRGFDIKELAEKATFEEVAYLLLKGKLPNQAELSAYIAKMKTLRGLPDALKAVLEQIPKDAHPMDVMRTGTSMLGNLETEQSFDEQQDATDRLVAVLPSIICYWYRFSHDGVRIETETDDDSVGAHFLHLLRDEAPSKLHADVMNVSLILYAEHEFNASTFTARVCASTLSDLHSCVTGAIGSLRGPLHGGANEAAMEMIEDWTSPEEAEREMMGMLERKEKIMGFGHAIYRTSDPRNEIIKHWSEKLSQDVGDTVLYPVSVRCEEVMWREKKLFCNADFFHASAYHFMGIPTKLFTPIFVCSRVTGWAAHVFEQRANNRIIRPSADYTGPEKSEWVPIEQRD; encoded by the coding sequence ATGGCAGATGCAAAGAACAGTGGTGCAGGTCTTCGTGGGCAAAGCGCAGGTGAAACGGCGCTGTGTACGGTAGGTAAAACCGGTTCGGGCCTGACTTACCGGGGGTTCGATATCAAAGAGTTGGCCGAAAAAGCGACCTTTGAAGAAGTGGCTTACCTGCTGTTGAAAGGCAAATTGCCTAATCAGGCTGAGCTTTCTGCCTACATCGCCAAGATGAAAACCCTGCGCGGTTTGCCGGACGCGCTCAAGGCCGTACTGGAGCAGATTCCCAAGGACGCGCATCCAATGGATGTGATGCGCACCGGCACCTCCATGCTGGGTAACCTGGAAACCGAGCAGAGCTTTGATGAGCAGCAGGATGCGACTGACCGTCTGGTCGCTGTCCTGCCGTCAATCATCTGCTATTGGTACCGTTTCTCCCATGACGGTGTGCGTATTGAAACTGAAACCGACGATGATTCTGTCGGCGCTCACTTCCTGCATCTGCTGCGTGATGAAGCGCCCAGCAAGCTGCATGCGGATGTGATGAATGTGTCATTGATTCTGTACGCCGAGCACGAATTCAACGCCTCTACCTTCACTGCTCGCGTTTGTGCGTCGACTTTGTCTGACCTGCACTCCTGCGTGACCGGTGCGATTGGCTCTCTGCGTGGCCCGCTGCACGGCGGTGCCAACGAAGCGGCCATGGAAATGATCGAGGACTGGACCTCGCCGGAAGAAGCCGAGCGCGAAATGATGGGCATGCTGGAGCGCAAGGAAAAGATCATGGGCTTTGGCCATGCCATCTACCGCACCTCCGACCCGCGTAACGAGATCATCAAGCATTGGTCCGAGAAGCTTTCCCAGGATGTCGGCGACACCGTACTGTACCCGGTTTCCGTGCGCTGTGAAGAAGTGATGTGGCGCGAGAAGAAGCTGTTCTGTAACGCTGACTTCTTCCATGCCAGTGCCTATCACTTCATGGGCATTCCGACCAAGCTGTTTACACCGATCTTTGTTTGCTCGCGGGTGACTGGCTGGGCCGCTCACGTGTTCGAGCAGCGCGCCAACAACCGCATTATTCGCCCGAGTGCCGATTATACCGGCCCCGAGAAGAGCGAATGGGTACCGATCGAGCAGCGCGACTGA
- a CDS encoding GntR family transcriptional regulator produces MTSLATRSLLTSAETAEDASPEVRTLAERVFHQLQDAIVRGEIAPGSKITEPGLSKTYGISRGPLREAMRRLEAHRLIERVPHVGARVVQLSMQELLELFDVREALESMAARLAAEHMTKDEIAGLRNVLAVHESQDDLKRGEAYYQREGDLDFHYRIVLGSHNKMLMNLLCDDLYYLVRLYRTQFSASGSRPHRAFVEHHRIVDAIEAGDAELAELLMRRHVSASRENVADRYAAALEQKAQTKG; encoded by the coding sequence ATGACATCACTTGCTACGCGTTCATTACTTACCTCGGCCGAAACGGCTGAAGACGCATCACCGGAAGTACGTACCCTGGCAGAGCGGGTCTTCCATCAGTTGCAGGATGCGATTGTACGTGGAGAGATTGCGCCAGGCAGCAAGATTACCGAGCCGGGGCTTTCAAAAACCTATGGCATTTCCCGTGGGCCGCTGCGTGAAGCCATGCGTCGTCTGGAAGCTCATCGCCTGATTGAGCGGGTTCCCCATGTTGGCGCACGCGTGGTGCAGCTATCCATGCAGGAACTGCTGGAGCTCTTCGATGTGCGCGAGGCGTTGGAAAGCATGGCAGCGCGGCTGGCCGCCGAGCACATGACCAAGGATGAAATTGCCGGTCTGCGCAACGTATTGGCCGTGCATGAAAGCCAGGATGACCTTAAACGCGGTGAGGCCTATTACCAGCGTGAAGGGGATCTGGATTTTCACTACCGCATTGTATTGGGCAGCCATAACAAGATGTTGATGAATCTGTTATGCGATGACCTTTATTACCTGGTGCGGCTGTATCGCACCCAGTTCAGCGCCAGCGGTTCGCGGCCTCATCGCGCCTTTGTCGAGCATCATCGCATCGTGGATGCCATTGAAGCAGGAGATGCCGAACTGGCAGAGCTGTTGATGCGTCGTCACGTCAGCGCCTCGCGGGAAAACGTGGCTGACCGCTATGCGGCGGCACTTGAACAAAAAGCACAAACAAAAGGCTAG